One stretch of Acidobacteriota bacterium DNA includes these proteins:
- the asnB gene encoding asparagine synthase (glutamine-hydrolyzing), which yields MCGIAGFFTAHKNEFDLAAVAARVLPQLDHRGPDDRGMVVVAEGRCALLHTRLSILDLSPAGHQPMATPDGRYWITFNGEIYNFRALRQQLLDCGEPFASQSDTEIILKLYARYGADCLAHLRGMFAFAIWDNTRQELFVARDRLGIKPVYYYAHKGQFLFASEVRALLATGLVPRQLDHIALSEYLAYQSVPAPRTLIEGVRLLPPGSWLKVDAQGQVAETRYWDALTCAEPSAAGQSYETSKRRVNELLHEAVALHLVSDVPVGAFLSGGIDSTAIVALMRATGQQPHTFSVVFNEQAFDEAHYARLAATAVGAEHTEIRLDDQRLLAELPAALQAMDQPTGDGINSYVVSQAVRSAGVKVALSGLGGDELFGGYPSFARLGKLKRYLHWWGKLPAALRNTVGNTAQWFGEPSIVASKTSALLSSDGQLAAVYPHIRQVLSQAQRQSLLTDQFWQKGQREIDPYEKLLHEALSGTQAGFMSQISYAEARTYMHDVLLRDTDQMSMAHALEVRVPLLDHKLVEYVLGLPDEHKISNGTPKRLLVESLGKLLPPEIVQRPKRGFTLPFDVWMRGELRAYCQTRLTPERIGARGIFRPAQVTRLWERFMQRRPDVSWSRLWLLVTLEEWLEQHQIEIACR from the coding sequence ATGTGTGGGATTGCTGGTTTCTTCACAGCACATAAAAACGAATTCGACCTTGCCGCAGTGGCGGCGCGAGTCTTGCCCCAGCTTGATCATCGCGGCCCCGATGATCGTGGCATGGTGGTCGTGGCAGAGGGGCGTTGTGCGCTGTTGCATACACGTCTTTCCATCCTCGATCTCTCGCCCGCCGGCCATCAGCCGATGGCCACACCCGATGGCCGGTACTGGATCACGTTTAACGGCGAAATCTATAACTTCCGCGCCTTGCGCCAGCAATTGCTCGACTGCGGAGAACCGTTCGCCTCGCAATCCGACACTGAAATTATCCTGAAACTCTATGCGCGCTACGGGGCGGATTGTCTGGCCCACTTGCGCGGGATGTTCGCCTTTGCGATTTGGGATAACACGCGGCAAGAGTTGTTTGTGGCGCGTGACCGGCTGGGCATCAAACCGGTGTATTACTACGCGCACAAGGGCCAGTTCCTGTTTGCCTCAGAGGTGCGCGCCTTGTTGGCAACGGGCTTGGTGCCGCGCCAGTTGGATCACATCGCGTTGTCAGAATACCTGGCCTACCAATCGGTGCCTGCGCCGCGCACGTTGATCGAGGGCGTGCGCCTCTTGCCGCCGGGCAGTTGGTTGAAAGTTGATGCACAGGGGCAGGTGGCCGAAACGCGTTATTGGGATGCGTTGACTTGCGCGGAACCGAGCGCGGCGGGGCAAAGCTATGAAACCAGCAAACGCCGCGTCAACGAGTTATTGCACGAAGCTGTCGCCTTGCATCTGGTCAGCGATGTGCCGGTCGGCGCGTTTCTTTCGGGCGGGATTGATTCGACGGCGATTGTGGCGTTGATGCGCGCGACGGGGCAACAGCCGCATACCTTCTCGGTGGTCTTTAACGAACAGGCCTTTGACGAAGCGCATTATGCGCGGCTGGCGGCCACCGCCGTGGGCGCCGAGCACACCGAGATTCGTTTGGATGACCAGCGTTTGCTGGCCGAATTGCCGGCGGCGTTGCAGGCGATGGATCAACCGACCGGCGACGGTATTAATTCGTATGTCGTGTCGCAGGCGGTGCGCTCTGCCGGGGTCAAGGTGGCGCTGTCAGGTTTGGGAGGCGATGAATTGTTTGGCGGTTATCCCTCGTTCGCCCGGCTGGGCAAGCTCAAACGGTATTTGCATTGGTGGGGCAAGCTGCCAGCGGCGTTGCGGAATACGGTGGGCAATACGGCGCAATGGTTCGGCGAGCCTTCGATAGTGGCGTCCAAAACGTCGGCGCTGTTGTCCAGTGATGGGCAACTCGCGGCAGTTTATCCGCACATTCGCCAGGTGTTGTCACAGGCGCAACGCCAGTCGTTATTGACCGATCAATTTTGGCAAAAAGGGCAGCGCGAAATTGACCCGTATGAAAAGCTGTTGCACGAAGCCTTAAGCGGCACACAAGCCGGTTTCATGTCACAGATTTCCTACGCCGAAGCGCGCACCTACATGCACGATGTGTTGTTGCGCGACACCGATCAGATGAGCATGGCGCATGCCCTGGAAGTGCGCGTGCCCCTGCTCGATCACAAACTGGTGGAATATGTGCTGGGGCTGCCTGATGAGCACAAAATTTCAAATGGCACGCCCAAGCGTTTGTTGGTCGAAAGCCTGGGCAAATTGTTACCGCCTGAAATCGTCCAGCGGCCCAAACGCGGCTTTACCTTGCCCTTTGATGTGTGGATGCGCGGTGAGCTGCGGGCGTATTGCCAAACGCGCCTGACGCCTGAGCGCATCGGGGCGCGCGGCATCTTCCGGCCCGCACAGGTGACGCGGCTGTGGGAGCGATTCATGCAACGGCGGCCCGATGTATCGTGGTCGCGCTTGTGGTTGTTGGTGACGTTGGAAGAGTGGTTGGAACAGCATCAGATAGAGATTGCCTGTAGGTAA
- a CDS encoding glycosyltransferase encodes MKVLHVIPAVAARYGGPSHAVYQICAHLKNAGVVTEIATTNADGAAVLPELLGILNEYQGTPTIFFQRDFSEAFKYSSGLGSWLRTNVSKYDLVHIHAVFSHACLAAARACRRQHIPYLVRTIGNLDPWGLRQKRFRKQLVWHLGVKQMLRGAAAIHYTAGAEKELAETTLGLQHGVVIPLGVDEALLRPATNANPFLAQHPALSEGLYVLTLSRLHPKKNLETLIKVFLRLTDEVSLRRWKLVIAGEGAADYVEQLRCTVRLANGEARVVFAGWLQGEQKRGALRGAGLFALPSHQENFGLSLVEAMACEVPVLISERVNLADEVTAAGAGWVVALDERAIEAALHQALTSAAERLAHGQAARNLVLQRYRWSAVAEQLVSLYTDICGQG; translated from the coding sequence GTGAAGGTCTTGCATGTTATTCCTGCCGTTGCGGCTCGTTACGGCGGCCCCAGCCACGCTGTTTATCAAATCTGCGCACACTTAAAAAATGCTGGCGTTGTTACAGAGATTGCCACCACCAATGCCGATGGTGCCGCAGTGTTGCCAGAGCTATTGGGAATATTGAATGAGTACCAAGGAACGCCGACAATTTTTTTTCAACGTGACTTTAGCGAGGCGTTCAAATACTCAAGCGGGCTAGGTTCCTGGCTAAGAACGAATGTCTCTAAATATGACTTAGTGCATATTCACGCCGTTTTTTCCCATGCTTGTTTAGCAGCTGCGCGTGCCTGTCGCCGTCAGCATATTCCTTACCTTGTCCGTACCATCGGCAATCTCGATCCTTGGGGCCTGCGACAAAAGCGCTTTCGCAAGCAACTCGTCTGGCATTTGGGTGTGAAACAGATGTTACGCGGGGCGGCGGCAATCCATTACACCGCTGGCGCCGAAAAAGAATTGGCCGAAACTACCTTGGGGTTGCAACATGGTGTAGTAATTCCCTTAGGTGTGGATGAGGCGTTGTTGCGGCCTGCCACTAACGCGAACCCTTTTCTAGCACAGCATCCCGCCTTGTCTGAGGGTTTATACGTTTTGACGCTCAGCCGGCTGCACCCCAAAAAGAACCTGGAAACGTTGATCAAAGTATTTTTGCGCTTGACGGATGAAGTTTCGTTGCGCAGGTGGAAACTGGTGATTGCGGGCGAAGGCGCAGCGGATTATGTCGAGCAATTGCGGTGCACGGTGCGCCTTGCCAACGGCGAGGCGCGCGTCGTCTTTGCGGGCTGGTTACAAGGTGAACAAAAGCGCGGCGCGTTGCGGGGAGCCGGCCTCTTCGCCCTGCCTTCACATCAGGAAAATTTTGGTCTTTCCCTGGTCGAGGCCATGGCTTGTGAAGTGCCGGTACTGATTAGCGAAAGGGTAAATCTTGCCGATGAAGTAACAGCGGCGGGAGCTGGTTGGGTAGTTGCGCTGGATGAGCGCGCGATTGAGGCGGCATTACACCAGGCGCTGACGTCGGCGGCTGAACGTTTGGCACATGGACAGGCCGCGCGCAATTTGGTACTCCAGCGTTATCGTTGGTCTGCCGTCGCCGAACAATTGGTCAGCTTATACACCGATATTTGCGGACAAGGGTAA
- a CDS encoding glycosyltransferase family 2 protein produces the protein MKTALIIPTYNSALTLSETLNSVQRGGCDKLSLVCLADDASTDGTMALANQVWMGNTPFRIMHSEKNQGERGNVNNAIVNLPAEIDWILLLHSDDIAKPNWLPMMFERMQSCGDNVASICSSWDNFHPDGRIDYGEDNPWREIEIIKGTEDSVKDTIERGCWWHISGCAIRRRAFEAIGGFKANMPQMGDWEWLLRCLSSGWDIEYIPRTLILYRQSDNNVSSNSFRTNRDIKESLEVVRDYALSLSLEAIARFHLKRIWYITKRAGSSVLKLDGRRLASCIQATFLIRGNLLQCLLRGRRTRGVE, from the coding sequence TTGAAAACAGCACTTATTATTCCAACTTATAATAGCGCATTGACTTTGAGCGAAACGCTTAATTCTGTGCAGCGTGGTGGCTGTGACAAACTGAGCTTAGTTTGTCTTGCTGACGATGCTTCAACAGATGGGACAATGGCGTTGGCTAATCAAGTTTGGATGGGTAACACTCCTTTTCGAATAATGCACAGTGAAAAGAATCAAGGTGAAAGGGGTAATGTGAATAATGCGATCGTTAATTTGCCAGCCGAAATAGATTGGATTCTATTGCTCCATTCGGATGATATTGCGAAGCCTAATTGGCTGCCAATGATGTTTGAACGCATGCAAAGTTGCGGTGATAATGTAGCTTCGATTTGCTCAAGTTGGGATAATTTCCACCCCGATGGGCGTATTGATTACGGAGAAGATAACCCGTGGCGCGAGATAGAAATTATCAAGGGAACAGAAGATTCGGTCAAAGATACCATTGAGCGAGGTTGTTGGTGGCATATCTCAGGCTGCGCAATAAGAAGGCGTGCATTCGAGGCGATTGGCGGATTCAAAGCGAACATGCCACAAATGGGTGATTGGGAATGGCTTCTACGGTGTCTGTCGAGCGGATGGGACATTGAATACATTCCACGGACCCTGATTTTATACCGGCAAAGCGATAATAATGTTTCTTCAAACTCATTTCGGACTAATCGAGACATTAAAGAGAGTCTGGAGGTTGTTCGTGATTATGCTCTGAGCCTCTCCCTGGAAGCGATTGCCAGATTTCATTTGAAGAGAATTTGGTATATTACAAAAAGAGCAGGAAGTTCAGTTTTGAAATTAGATGGACGGCGCTTGGCATCTTGCATTCAGGCAACGTTTCTTATCAGGGGAAATCTATTGCAGTGCTTATTGAGAGGCCGCAGGACGCGTGGGGTGGAATAA
- a CDS encoding glycosyltransferase family 2 protein codes for MLPAKVPCQITPLLLTYNEEPNIARTLASLTWADRVVVLDSGSNDDTETIARSFPNVDWRVRAFDSFKEQTEFGLQQTGIATEYVLALDADMPLSQTLVEEIFQRFLPGAYDGGLFSFQYCMVGQPLAGSLYPAQIRLFRRAMIQVLQVGHGHKFQLDGAVYQFKAPLFHDDRKPLECWITAQLTYSAQEMQRLEAGAHLKWRDRLRKWGVMPLLMGLYAYGIAGGPFRGAAAARYAYERAIFECLLAHRDLTARLSKTPPPES; via the coding sequence ATGCTGCCGGCAAAAGTCCCTTGTCAGATAACACCGCTGCTGCTGACCTATAACGAGGAGCCTAACATAGCTCGCACACTAGCCTCGTTGACCTGGGCAGATCGTGTGGTGGTGCTCGATTCTGGATCAAACGACGACACCGAAACGATTGCGCGGTCCTTCCCCAATGTTGACTGGCGCGTGCGCGCCTTCGATTCATTCAAAGAACAAACTGAGTTTGGGCTTCAGCAGACGGGTATTGCGACTGAGTATGTCTTGGCGTTGGATGCGGATATGCCATTGAGCCAGACCCTGGTCGAAGAGATTTTTCAACGCTTCTTGCCGGGCGCGTATGATGGCGGGCTTTTTTCCTTCCAATACTGCATGGTTGGGCAGCCTCTGGCAGGCTCGCTCTATCCGGCGCAAATTCGACTTTTCCGGCGCGCGATGATTCAGGTGCTGCAGGTTGGGCATGGACATAAATTTCAATTGGATGGCGCGGTGTATCAATTCAAGGCCCCGCTTTTTCACGATGACCGCAAACCGTTAGAGTGCTGGATCACTGCGCAGCTTACCTATTCGGCGCAAGAAATGCAGCGGTTGGAAGCGGGCGCGCATTTGAAATGGCGTGATCGGTTGCGGAAATGGGGGGTGATGCCGCTGCTGATGGGGCTTTATGCTTACGGCATAGCGGGCGGGCCTTTTCGCGGAGCCGCCGCGGCGCGCTATGCCTACGAAAGGGCGATCTTTGAATGTTTGCTGGCGCATCGGGATTTAACCGCGCGGTTGAGCAAAACGCCGCCGCCAGAAAGCTGA
- a CDS encoding glycosyltransferase gives MTVIRRLNETPIFSVCIPQYNRTSFLIEACKSLDVQTFREFEVCISDGGSTDGRENELLNYLKVSQLSFAYQRHENNLRYDTNLRASIALAQGQYCILHGNDDALAGLETLQQLFDCIKKYGSPGAMITNFEDWRTGTVTRRVRMTGVAGTGPRVAAAHFRNVSFVGGVLLDRAEAQKLVTDKWDGSEMYQMYLMARIVATGKPLLLTELSTVRKDIQIPGESVDSYAKRARLSPCPIETRVLPLAYIGPLISDAIAPALTRNTRNSVLEKVFQQLYCFTYPFWLVEYRRVQSWKYALGVCLGIKATHDLHAIGFSLTYRVWLKLLFWATSLMALLVPVSLFESCRERLFSLAKSFAR, from the coding sequence ATGACTGTTATTCGCCGTTTGAATGAAACGCCCATTTTCTCGGTCTGTATTCCTCAATACAACCGGACTTCGTTTCTGATTGAGGCTTGCAAATCCCTGGACGTACAAACCTTTCGAGAATTCGAAGTCTGTATTTCAGATGGTGGTTCAACGGATGGCCGGGAAAATGAGTTATTGAATTACCTAAAAGTGTCGCAGCTATCTTTTGCTTACCAGCGTCATGAAAACAATTTGCGTTACGACACCAATTTACGCGCCAGCATCGCGTTAGCTCAGGGGCAGTACTGCATTCTGCACGGCAACGATGACGCATTGGCTGGGCTTGAAACCTTGCAGCAATTGTTTGATTGTATAAAAAAATATGGCTCGCCAGGTGCGATGATTACGAATTTTGAAGACTGGCGCACAGGAACGGTAACGCGCCGTGTCAGAATGACTGGCGTTGCCGGCACCGGCCCGCGCGTTGCGGCAGCGCACTTTCGCAATGTCTCGTTTGTTGGCGGTGTGTTACTGGACCGCGCCGAAGCCCAGAAACTGGTGACCGATAAGTGGGACGGCTCGGAAATGTACCAGATGTATTTAATGGCGCGCATCGTAGCGACTGGCAAACCGCTGTTACTCACAGAGCTTTCCACGGTCAGGAAGGATATACAAATTCCTGGCGAGTCGGTTGATAGCTACGCTAAACGTGCGCGTTTGTCGCCATGCCCTATCGAAACGCGTGTGCTGCCGCTGGCCTATATTGGGCCGCTGATTTCCGATGCGATAGCACCTGCGCTCACTCGTAACACGCGCAATAGCGTTCTGGAAAAAGTATTCCAGCAGCTTTATTGCTTTACCTATCCCTTCTGGTTGGTTGAATATCGGCGAGTGCAGTCGTGGAAATATGCGCTGGGCGTATGTCTGGGTATCAAAGCAACGCACGATTTACACGCCATCGGTTTTTCGCTGACGTACCGTGTTTGGCTAAAGCTCTTATTTTGGGCGACAAGTCTCATGGCTTTGTTGGTGCCAGTGTCGTTATTCGAAAGCTGCCGCGAGCGGTTGTTTTCACTGGCAAAGTCTTTTGCCAGGTAA
- a CDS encoding glycosyltransferase family 4 protein — translation MRFNPAYSTTPHITVPLGIDCALESATPAPAGPPVTLMISRLEKSEDYKGHRELIQAWPQVLRKIPTAELRIIGTGNLKEELVTQVRQLGLEQQIHLLGWVEEEQKQALLEKCMCLALPSRAEGFGLVYLEAMRIGRPCLVSVFDAAREVVNPPEAGLAVDPAKSHDLVEALCRLLRAGTEWELWSAQSRHRYEALFTAHSFQQRLVQAIFKQAA, via the coding sequence TTGCGCTTCAATCCCGCTTACAGCACGACCCCACACATCACGGTCCCACTCGGCATTGATTGCGCGCTGGAAAGCGCCACGCCGGCTCCGGCTGGGCCTCCGGTCACCTTGATGATTAGCCGCCTGGAAAAAAGCGAGGATTACAAAGGTCATCGCGAATTGATTCAGGCTTGGCCGCAGGTGTTGCGCAAAATACCCACCGCCGAATTGCGCATTATTGGTACAGGCAATCTCAAAGAGGAGCTAGTTACACAGGTACGACAGTTGGGGTTGGAACAGCAAATACATTTATTAGGCTGGGTCGAGGAGGAGCAAAAACAAGCCTTGTTAGAAAAATGTATGTGCCTGGCGCTGCCCAGCCGCGCCGAAGGGTTCGGCTTGGTCTATCTCGAAGCTATGCGGATTGGCAGACCGTGCTTAGTCAGTGTTTTTGATGCCGCGCGAGAGGTCGTAAATCCGCCTGAGGCCGGGCTCGCCGTTGATCCGGCCAAGTCACATGATTTGGTCGAGGCGCTTTGCCGCCTGCTGCGCGCGGGAACGGAATGGGAGCTTTGGTCGGCGCAATCCCGCCACCGTTATGAAGCGCTCTTTACGGCGCATAGCTTTCAACAACGCTTGGTGCAGGCGATTTTCAAGCAAGCAGCATGA
- a CDS encoding glycosyltransferase family 4 protein, with the protein MRLKIALVVHGRFHSFDLACALVRRGHDVTLLTNYPKWAVKRFGFPVNRVKSFWLHGVLTRLAHRLDPQRKFVNRDEWWHSLFGRWAAKTLCKEAWDVTHLWSGVAEEILQMLNGHAQLKILMRGSAHIAAQARLLAEETARAGVEQDHPSAWMIAREQREYALTDLIVTLSSFARDTFLGQGIAGGKVKLLPLGVNLTAFRPAAEVVEARSRRILSGAPLRVLYVGALSFQKGFQDLAAVIQTLCQPGARERRFMFRMVGPVVPEVKGLVAKLAECVEFVPKQAQADLPAWYAWADLFVFPTIQDGFAVVLGQAAASGLPILTTTNCGGPDILREGETGWILPIRDAQAFVERLRWCDAHREELAAMVHNIYQNFQPRNWDDVAADFEAICRQELAQRQ; encoded by the coding sequence ATGCGACTCAAGATAGCGCTGGTCGTGCATGGCCGGTTTCATTCTTTCGATCTCGCCTGTGCTTTGGTAAGACGCGGGCACGACGTCACCTTGTTGACCAATTATCCTAAGTGGGCGGTAAAACGCTTTGGGTTTCCGGTAAATCGGGTAAAGAGTTTTTGGTTGCATGGTGTGCTGACGCGCCTTGCGCATCGTTTAGACCCGCAGCGAAAGTTCGTCAATCGCGATGAATGGTGGCATTCGCTCTTTGGCCGTTGGGCCGCCAAAACCTTATGCAAAGAGGCGTGGGATGTCACGCATTTGTGGAGCGGAGTGGCGGAAGAGATTTTACAGATGCTCAATGGTCACGCGCAGCTAAAAATACTGATGCGCGGCTCTGCCCACATCGCCGCTCAAGCCCGCTTGTTAGCCGAAGAAACGGCGCGCGCGGGTGTCGAACAGGATCATCCTAGTGCCTGGATGATCGCGCGGGAGCAAAGAGAATATGCGTTGACCGATCTCATCGTTACGTTGTCATCATTTGCGCGCGACACCTTTTTGGGACAAGGGATCGCGGGCGGAAAAGTTAAGTTGCTGCCGTTGGGGGTTAATCTCACTGCCTTTCGGCCCGCAGCAGAAGTAGTTGAAGCGCGTTCTCGACGGATTCTATCCGGTGCACCCTTGCGTGTTTTATACGTGGGTGCGTTATCGTTTCAAAAAGGTTTTCAAGACTTGGCTGCTGTGATCCAAACTTTGTGCCAGCCTGGCGCACGGGAAAGACGGTTCATGTTCAGAATGGTTGGGCCGGTTGTGCCGGAAGTCAAGGGGCTCGTTGCCAAGCTGGCTGAGTGCGTCGAGTTTGTCCCCAAACAAGCACAGGCGGATTTACCAGCCTGGTATGCCTGGGCTGATCTATTTGTTTTCCCGACGATTCAAGACGGCTTTGCCGTGGTGCTGGGGCAGGCCGCCGCGAGCGGGTTGCCGATCCTGACAACGACTAATTGTGGCGGGCCGGATATTTTGCGCGAAGGGGAAACCGGTTGGATTTTACCGATTCGTGATGCGCAGGCATTTGTCGAGCGCTTGCGTTGGTGTGATGCACATCGGGAAGAGTTGGCCGCAATGGTGCACAACATTTATCAGAATTTTCAGCCGCGCAACTGGGATGATGTCGCGGCGGATTTTGAAGCGATTTGCCGGCAGGAACTGGCCCAGCGTCAGTAA
- a CDS encoding glycosyltransferase: MNCELLLIGGKGGTNVGESLSKAASQLDHSHQFLDHGQAYQAPRWLRKLNWYFCERRPTRLFEFSQTVLAVCVSSPPRYLITTGLSPVNAEALNKIGSLGVIRFNFLTDDPWNKEHYAPWFMKTLLSYDVVFTPRRSNINDLFMLGCKNVAYLPFGYDPDYFYAAAEAHKEEQAVELIFVGGADSDRVPYIAALQQTGIRIALYGSYWERFKETRQLTLGQAGPGEIRRATAAAKIALCLVRRANRDGHVMRSFEIPAIGTCMLAEDTAEHREIFGEEGQATLYFLTIPEMLQKARWLLEHQPERERMARVAHRLITTGRHTYCDRLSTMLDLAKANQCDSR, encoded by the coding sequence TTGAATTGCGAGCTTCTGCTGATCGGTGGCAAAGGCGGTACAAATGTTGGCGAGAGCTTGTCAAAAGCTGCTAGCCAACTAGATCACTCGCACCAATTTCTCGATCATGGACAGGCTTATCAAGCCCCACGTTGGTTGCGCAAGCTGAACTGGTATTTTTGCGAGAGGAGACCGACACGATTATTTGAATTCAGCCAGACGGTCTTGGCGGTATGTGTAAGTTCGCCGCCTCGTTATTTGATTACTACGGGTTTGTCTCCAGTAAATGCTGAGGCGCTCAATAAAATCGGCAGCCTTGGCGTTATACGATTTAACTTCCTAACTGACGACCCTTGGAATAAGGAGCATTATGCACCGTGGTTTATGAAAACCTTGCTGTCTTACGATGTGGTGTTTACGCCACGCCGCTCAAATATCAACGACCTGTTTATGCTTGGTTGTAAGAACGTAGCTTATCTGCCTTTTGGCTACGACCCGGACTATTTTTATGCTGCCGCCGAGGCGCACAAGGAAGAACAGGCGGTAGAGTTGATATTTGTAGGCGGAGCGGATAGCGACCGCGTGCCCTATATTGCGGCTCTACAACAAACTGGGATCCGCATTGCGCTTTACGGCAGTTATTGGGAACGTTTCAAGGAAACCCGGCAATTGACGTTAGGGCAGGCTGGGCCAGGAGAAATACGGCGAGCGACAGCCGCAGCAAAAATTGCGCTTTGTTTGGTCAGGCGCGCCAATCGCGATGGCCACGTGATGCGCAGTTTTGAAATTCCGGCTATCGGAACTTGTATGTTGGCGGAAGACACGGCTGAGCACCGCGAGATTTTTGGTGAAGAGGGTCAGGCAACGCTGTATTTTTTGACGATCCCTGAGATGTTACAAAAAGCGCGCTGGCTGTTAGAGCATCAGCCCGAACGCGAGCGAATGGCGCGTGTTGCGCACCGTTTAATTACAACGGGTCGGCATACGTATTGTGATCGTTTGAGTACGATGCTTGACTTGGCAAAAGCAAACCAATGCGACTCAAGATAG
- a CDS encoding carbamoyltransferase has translation MYILGINAYHGDASATIIKDGKLIAAAEEERFNRFKHCAGFPALAIKYCLAAAGIGIEQVDHIGISRNPSANLSNKILFSAKKAISSLWGGEAESGGQSGFKRLSERLASVGKVRNFKDDLAQQLGVDKNQIRAELHHVEHHRAHLASCFFVSPFERAALLSLDGFGDFVSTMWGVGAGTKFEVQGQVEFPHSTGILYTATTQFIGFPWYGDEGKVMGLAPYGKPRFIEQFRDIIRAAEGGRFTLNLDYFRHHTDGVEMSWDEGSPVIGTIFSEAYAKTFGPARQPGEPLTEREHDIAASLQLRLEEIGFHLLNQLHATTGLTDLGLAGGVALNSVMNGKIMLNTPFKNVYVQPAAGDNGTSLGVCYYIWNQTLNQPRGEVMEGAYTGPEYSNDEIRAVLDQYELAYESYTDREVTQRAAQDIADGLVVGWFQGRMEFGPRALGNRSIVVDPRRADMKDILNQRIKKREPFRPFAPSILAEHTGEYFEQTHPAPTMLMVYQIKPEKRALIPAVTHVDGSGRLQTVTPSVNPRYYQLIADFHALTGVPIILNTSFNENEPIVCTPQHAIDCFLKTRMDVLYVGNHALRRRPGGS, from the coding sequence ATGTACATACTTGGTATTAACGCCTATCACGGCGACGCCTCGGCGACGATTATCAAAGACGGCAAACTCATTGCGGCTGCCGAAGAGGAACGCTTCAACCGGTTCAAACATTGCGCGGGCTTTCCGGCGCTGGCGATCAAGTATTGCCTGGCGGCGGCAGGCATCGGCATCGAACAGGTTGACCACATCGGCATTTCGCGCAATCCGTCAGCTAATCTCAGCAACAAGATTCTGTTCTCGGCCAAAAAGGCGATCAGCAGCTTGTGGGGAGGCGAGGCTGAGAGCGGCGGCCAGAGCGGCTTCAAACGGTTGAGCGAACGTTTGGCGAGCGTCGGCAAGGTGCGCAATTTCAAAGACGATCTGGCGCAACAACTGGGCGTAGACAAAAATCAGATTCGCGCCGAATTGCATCACGTCGAACATCATCGCGCTCACCTGGCCAGTTGCTTTTTTGTTTCGCCGTTTGAACGCGCGGCCTTGCTCTCGCTTGACGGCTTCGGCGATTTCGTCTCGACGATGTGGGGCGTGGGCGCGGGGACAAAGTTTGAAGTTCAGGGCCAGGTCGAGTTTCCGCATTCGACCGGCATTTTGTATACGGCAACCACGCAATTCATCGGCTTCCCCTGGTATGGCGACGAGGGCAAGGTGATGGGCCTCGCGCCATACGGCAAGCCGCGTTTTATCGAGCAGTTCCGCGACATTATCCGCGCCGCAGAGGGCGGCAGGTTTACGCTCAACCTCGATTATTTCCGCCATCACACCGATGGCGTCGAGATGAGTTGGGATGAAGGCTCGCCCGTCATCGGGACGATCTTTTCGGAGGCTTACGCCAAGACCTTCGGCCCAGCGCGCCAACCCGGCGAACCGCTGACCGAACGCGAACACGACATCGCCGCTTCGTTGCAATTGCGGCTGGAAGAGATCGGCTTTCACCTCTTGAATCAGCTGCACGCGACGACGGGCCTCACTGATCTTGGCTTGGCCGGGGGCGTCGCGCTGAATTCGGTGATGAACGGCAAAATCATGCTCAACACGCCGTTCAAAAATGTTTACGTGCAACCGGCGGCGGGTGACAACGGCACTTCGCTGGGCGTGTGTTATTACATCTGGAATCAAACGCTCAACCAGCCGCGCGGCGAGGTTATGGAAGGCGCGTACACCGGGCCGGAATATAGCAATGATGAAATCCGCGCCGTGCTCGACCAGTACGAGTTGGCATACGAAAGCTATACCGACCGCGAAGTCACGCAACGCGCGGCGCAAGACATTGCCGACGGCTTGGTGGTGGGCTGGTTTCAGGGTCGCATGGAATTTGGCCCGCGCGCCCTGGGCAATCGTTCAATCGTGGTTGATCCGCGCCGCGCCGATATGAAAGACATCCTCAACCAGCGCATCAAAAAGCGCGAACCCTTCCGCCCCTTCGCGCCTTCGATTCTGGCCGAACACACGGGTGAATACTTTGAGCAGACGCACCCCGCGCCGACCATGCTGATGGTCTATCAAATCAAACCTGAAAAACGCGCGCTGATTCCCGCCGTGACGCACGTGGATGGTTCGGGCCGGTTGCAGACGGTGACGCCTTCGGTCAATCCGCGCTATTACCAGTTGATTGCGGATTTCCATGCGCTGACGGGTGTGCCCATCATCCTCAACACCTCATTTAACGAAAACGAACCCATCGTTTGCACGCCGCAACACGCGATTGATTGCTTTTTGAAAACGCGCATGGATGTTTTGTACGTCGGGAACCATGCGTTGCGGCGGCGTCCGGGCGGCAGTTGA
- a CDS encoding YgiT-type zinc finger protein, with protein sequence MCASLAIKKKKGKRTLQLKQQTITTPVIEFWECASCGEVFYPPKTGKQLDEVYLAAPKRKVG encoded by the coding sequence ATGTGCGCGTCCCTGGCGATCAAGAAAAAAAAGGGGAAACGCACGCTGCAACTCAAGCAGCAGACAATTACCACACCGGTGATCGAGTTTTGGGAGTGCGCCTCATGCGGTGAGGTTTTTTATCCGCCCAAGACCGGCAAACAACTCGACGAAGTCTATCTGGCTGCTCCCAAACGGAAGGTTGGATAA